The DNA region TTATGCACTATTAGATCTCCTCatcctttatattttttgttaaaaaactTTCTGTTGATCTTTTCTTCGACTGTACCTGCAGGGAACAACAGGTCTCTCCAACAAGCATCTCATCAAGGATGGCCATCTGTTGTGAGTACCTTGAACTTTTGCTCAATAGAAATGTATAACTTTTAGTTAGTTCATTCCTTTCATATTCAACCCAGGGAGTTGGTTCAATTCCCATGTCCCAGTGTAACTGTGCCAACTCAAAAGGAACATTTTCTGAGAACTACATCCTTTCCTCAACAGGATAATGTAGCAGTTCAAACATTGGATATGCTCAAACTTCCTGCCCCTGCAAGTTCTGGTGATTTCTTTAGTATGCTCACTCAAGCTGACTCGAGTGGAAAAGATGCAGGAGTAAGTTGAATACTTATGTAACGATTTCGCTCCTAGGGATTGTAGCATGCTGCATTTATTTTAGCCGTGCAATAGACCATGAATTGGTTTTCAGAATTTTCTGGTCTTTGAAATCTCTTGTAACACTTTGTACATTAATAGTCAAAATAAGAACCGTAAGTTAAAACTCAACTTTAAAAGGAGGAACCTATGAAGCAGAAAGAAAAAGAGGCAAAATACTCCAACGTATTTACATAGTCCAGCAATCAACAGATTGAGGGACAAAATATAGGCTATCCTACTATACTGTTATGATCGAGATCTTTTTCCTGCCTCAAAATATAGGCTATCCTACTATACTGTTATGATTGAGATCTTTTTCCTGCCTTACTTTTTCTTGGCACTGAACAGATGCTTGGTGAAACAAATCAAAGAACCTCGGAGAATTTACCAGCTGACCAGCAAATAATGGCTCCTATAGGAGGAATTATGAAAATTTCTGGCAAGCAACCTGCAGTGCCGAGTGGCAGAAAGAGGAAAACTCTATTGAGTTCTGTGGCATCTGTAAGATCATTTTTCTGCATCTACCTCTTGAAGCCGTTCATGTGATGGTGGTTGACACATCGTTTTTGGAGATTGGACTTCCCTTTCTTAGTTTGTTCTTGTCTGTCACCTTTATAGTCACTTGGACAATGTCTGTATGGTCTTCATCTACtttattcttgctcatttaatATATTGCTGAGCTGTAGGTTGGGAAAGAGAAGCTACTGTTGCTGGTATTGCAAAGGACAATACTAAAAGCTACTTCCCCCAAGGAGATGGTGGTCTGGTTAGTGCAAGTAATTCGATCTATGCTTTGAGGAAAAGAGCTGATTTCAACCTTATTACTTGCACTGAACAGTTCTGTCAAAAGTAGATGTTGCAAACACCATTAATTTACCTCATCGGAACCAATCACTAACACTTGAGAGTGCCTTGGCGGAAAGTGCACGACTGGAACTTATTGCCACCAGAGAACAGTTCAAATATACACTTTCCTTCACTAACAGACCATATTCGTGCACTATCTTCGCACACGGATGCCAGTTAATTCCCACTCATATCCCAGCAGATTGAACGAACGTCTTTGACGTGTCCCTATAAATCAAAGAAAACTAAAACCAACATCCATATCAAGCAAATTTCTTATTTGTTGCATTACTATAATGTATCAATGTGATTTCATAATGTTATTTAAACCAACATCCATATCACATTCTGTAACACATAGTAAAATGTTCTTAAAACATAGTGGTTTATAGAGAATTAGCTATTATTCATTCACAAAGAATTGTATTGATTAGCTCTTGGTACAAATGCAGGGAGGTAGCAAGTTAGATTTCAACCTCAACTTGGGGACTTTTTGGCAAGTTCTACCGGCAATATTATAAATATCTTTGATGTCGAGACTAACAACATCCAAAAGAAGTTACAAGTAAGATGCTTATTCTTGATCATTGGTCCAGCTTGTTTCAAATTTCTTATTTGTTGCATTACTATATCATATCAATGTGGTTCCGTTTTTTTTGATTTATAGGGACAAGTCAAAGACGTTCGTTCAATCTGTTTGGATATGAGTGGGAATTACCTTGCATCCGTGTGCAAAGATAGTGCACGAATGTGGTCTATTAGCGACGGAAAATGTCTACATGAACTATGCTCCAGTGGCAATAAGTTCCAGTCAAGCACTTTCCACCCTGGGTACGTTCAAGTGTTGGTGATTGGTTCTGATAAGGTATGCTTAACACAATTTGGACATTTTTTGCTGAAGCTTTGAACTCCAAGATAAGTTCTTTGTAACTTGACTCGATTAATGTCTCCATATATATGCAAACCAACAAATTTATCTTAGGATTCTTAGATATTGAAAACCatcttgaaaaagaaaaaaaaataaacaaagaacTCTCTTTGGCAGCCAAagctaagaaaatgaaaaggaatAATATGAGGGTAAGCATATGCGACTGTCTGCAATTTTGGGTTCTGGTGTCACAATGATATGTCTTAGAGTGCACATTTTGGTACGAGGTTTGCTTCCGACGGTACCGTTGTTTTTCTTACTATTTTTTATGTCAATAAAGAAAATGTTGATTGCATATTCATTATATCTGAACATTTTTGCTTTCCTGCTCGTGTAAGATCATTCTGCGGTGCTTAATGACTTCTCTGTTGAGGGGAATTCAGGAATATTAGATCTTCAAACTGAGTAGTTGGGTCAAATGAAATAGttcatttttaaaacttatcaCATAAATAGtccttgatttttctctcttttcctccTTCATCTGATACCTGTCGAATGTTGTTGCAGTTCTTGGAGTTGTGGAATCCAAACTTCCAGAGCAACATAACTTGGTAATATAGTGCACATGCTGGTGTAATTTCTTCATTAGCAGATTCACTTTCGAAAGGAATCATAGCTTCAGTGAGTCATGACTAGTGCATCAAGATATGGATGATGCTTCTTTTTGGTCAAGATACAACtgtcattctttcttctttctcttatcCAAACTACATCAATATCTGAATGAACCACAGTTTACATCCACCATTTCACTAACAACTAACAAGGGTGCATTTGGGACATATATTGTTCTAACTGCACTTCTTTCTGAGGTTGGAACGCccaaccaccccccccccccccctctttattttttggctttcaactaattttatttgtagattttaccATCATTGTTTAAGAAAGATAAAGAGGAAGTTCATAATCTGATTTGGTATTTTATCTTTTTgctttgatattatattaatTGTAACTGTTTTTTTTCTTGTGCAATTTTGATCTCAGGAGTTTCTTGCTAATTACACTATTAAAAAATTTCTATTTTCCCACCAAAAAATGTCTAGTAGCTATTTCCAACTGAATGTCGATGGAAAAAacctaaatagtagtgttttcacgCGGAAAATTAGGAAATTTCTTAACGTTTCAATGGGAACCTGTTTCCCATGCACTTTCCCAGTGAGCTGGTTCGGTAGCaatgaggtgggaaaatcatgttttatagcacaaatttctcactgaatgtcggtgggaaaaacctATTTCTAGTAGTGTTAGACATCATGGAAAATGTTAGACATCATGGAAAACattctttaaaaaatatctGTAACAAGCGGTATTTACTTCAACTAATTTGTGTTCGAAATTTCAGAAACaaggaaaataagtttttaTGGGTGcataaaaaatacattaaacaaGTGACAAGTCTTTAATATTTGATTGGTTTTTTAACAATCTTTGTTCACGAAATTTTAGTTGAATTTTATGGGTGTTCCAACTGAAaaggtttctaatcaattttcttcgattttttGTGGATTTGTCGCATGGTTTGGGACGTGATTTTCTCAAATAGTTGAATATACTTGATGAATTGTTCTTCAAAATAGACTAATAGAAGTTTGCCGAAccgagaaaggaaagaaaaaaatagattttttttttggtagaaaatAATGTTACAGTCTCTTGGTCACTTTCTTTTAATTGTATGCTTCAAAATGGTATGGTTAGAACAAGTTTGTGAAAGATGTTGAATTGAGTTGCACATCCTCTTTATGAGCGATTAATAATCAGGAAGTCATGTTTAATTATATGGGCGGTCTGATCAATACATTTGCGTTCGTAATTTAATTCACATTGGATTAACACTTGAACCAATATCATACAATGCCAAATAGCTTGTTATATAGCCTTCGATAGTACACCATTAGTGTTAGGGATagttttaagccaaaaaataaCATTGAGGATATTTTTGATCCAATATAGGTGGAAGGAGGCCTTTTTTAGCAATATGCAATAGGTTAGGggcatttttaagccaaaagATAACGTCGAGGGCACTTTTGGTCCAATAGATGGGGGAGCAAGGTATTTTTGAGCAAAATTCAATAGGTTAGGGGCATTTTAGCCCTTTTCTGTTTTTAATATAACCATGATATCTGAAACCTATTGGCCCGACTAATCCAGATTCACGTCGCATAGGGCCATTTAAGGGGGAAACACTCCTTACCATGGTTTGTCATTCGCTAATGCGAGACATGCAGTTAAGTGTAGTGGGATTTCATCCATACTGCACCCGTGGTGCAATTCAATGACTTAAAGAAAAATAGCATCTATTTAACAATAATTTAATTTCTTATCTAAGCTATATAATCTTATCAATTTTTCGGTCTAGAGCGTAAAAACCCCTAGAAGGGTGGCATAACTTCaattaggggtgtcaatggtacggttcgggtggttattttataaaatttataccatatcaatttttcggttattttattttgtataatcaAATTTAGACTTTTTGAAGCCGTCCCATCATTTCggtattttacaaaaaaaaaaaaaaaggtcatatAAAAGTCACAAGTAAAAGTTGTACACAATACCATGTATGCTTTTATAAGCCTTTGAAAAAAACTCTCTAGACATTTTATTGTTTAAAAGGTAAAGAATCAAGGAAAACATGAATCATGATAAGAATCGAGATCCATctactattttatagtaatgtaagataatattaaataaagacaaaaaaaattgatcacATGAGTGGAAGTAATCAATCAAGATGAGACACAAGAACTAAGTCTAATAAGATTCagtatcaaataaaataatttaaatcatACAAGATGAAAGATATCTAATACCTTGTAGCTTGCTACTCAAAATCGTTGGAATACCTTGTAACTTAGTGGTTACTGCTTGAGGTGCTAGAGCCAATTTAATTTCAATGGAGGTAACATAACAGCTTTCACAGTTGGGACTTAAGTGTGAATTACTTGTTGCCGACCTGTAGTCATTTCCATCACAGCAAGCACAAGACGAAAAacttaatgttttaattaatttaaatttaatatataagaTTTAATTTACACATTTAAATGTATTCGGTacggttcggtattttttttgttgatttttataaaataaaaatctaccCAATTTTTCGGTACGGTcagaaatttatataaaaatcgtCGGTTTTATTAACAATTTCTAATAATTCATTCGGTACTTTTCGATCGGTTAAGTCGATTTTTACAAAAGCATTGACGCCCCTAATTTCAATGCCATGAGTTCTATTGCTATAAATTACCTGACTACCACTTTTTTTGTAACTACTTTTTGAAATTAATTAGttgacaaaataaataaaatacttgACCTTCGAAAATGGTAAGTAGAGGTAGCAACAATTAAATCATATCTAAATTATATCATACCTTTTAATCTTTGTTATCAATAGTCACataatccaagtatttcaaaaTTAGTCAATACCCTTATACTTCTCTAATTGATTGACTGTGAAGTCTCGAGCTATTTTAACGCTCCTaaaaatcttgaattaatactCATTAGATGACGATTATACGAGAGCAATAAATTTCTAAGTCCCAAGACGATATGAGTATACAAATAAATTTTAAGGGACCACTTGGAATTTAGTTAAATGGACGGAGTAATTATTATAgggagtttttttttctttcttttttcaggGGAAATagggaggggattacaatgtgggaattcgaaccctcaccaacaaggtgaaagttcagatAGCCAActaactgagctactagatccctgcAATTATTATAAGGAGTAGTATATACTATTTGGTCATTTATTTGTAGTGGAAATGGAAATATACTGCACCCAAAAGATGTCAAGATAATAGTTGTAACGGCCCAATTTGCTGCTTTACAAATTGAACCCTATACagttttctttaattatatatatatatatattcaactaaGGCCATGCCGTAGCAGTTCCCTCTTTGGTCTAATCGCCCAAtgattttttcaagaaaaccatctAATGATCCATAAGATAAGAATTGGATTCTAATTGCCAAGGTAATTGTTCCACTTTGTGTTGATATCATGGTGCCATATAATAAACCATCATTGATACTGTAAAGATGTTTGGTGAAAAAGATGAGTTTTGTATTAAAGAGTTATTATTTGATAGCCCTATTTGATCTTGTAGGGTATTTAGTGACTGGTTTGGACATTGGAAACGAACCCCATGCCAGAACTTATCTGTGTTGAATATTTTGGGAACTTGAAGAAGTGAATTGAAGTTAAATGCTTTGAGGTGAGTTAAGACTTATCTTTACTTAAGTTCTTTTCTCACGAAAGTCATGCCCATAATATTTTGATTAAATGTTTTTGAATGATACTGcgagtttaattttttttttttttttttttgacaatgatAACATCAGTACGAGTTTAATTAGAGTGAGTAAGCTCATAGTATCCATGATTATTAGAGCTAAGTTATACATGTTATCAATTTATGAAAGAAGTGTCCTTTTAAGCTTTCAAAGCCGAGTCTTCATGCCCATATTTATTGATAAAATTATGTAGATTCGAAGTTTCTTTATACTTGCTATGAAATGTGTAAAGATTTGACTTTTTATGCTTTAAAGCGAAGAACGCTATGATGTGCTTTAAGTGCCATAATTATGTTCCATAAAGAAGTACAAAGATTTGGTGGCCGTACAATTGGCTACGAGTAACTGTACAAAGGGTtactaattattccataatgagATACAACATGAAGGGTAACCATATAAAGGGTTAAAAGCAGTTTTACCTAGGGCTGCTAATATTTTCATAATGAGGCACAAAAGATTTGGTAGCCGTATAAAGGGTTACTATCGTCACAGCTGGGCATAAGAAAAGTTCAGTCGACTAAACTATCTAAAAGCTAAAGAGCAAAGGATGTACTTAAATAAGAAATACTAAGTGGTGGTTGCTTAAATGTGATATTATTTACATGATGAGTTTTTTTATGAACTATTCCCTTTCAGAGTTAATGTTATTACGTACATGTTTATTTAAATCTCGTTCCAAATTTAGTGAGGGGATGTTGAGACTCACTGAGTACGGTGGATTGTACTGACATTCTCATTTGGGAACCTACGTTGGTCTGCGGTACAACGTAGGGACCAATTTTGCAGACGAGCAGACTATAGGCTAGAGATCCCTCACTTCCCGTGCTTTTGgtagctccacttcttcctttCAGTGGGGACACATATTCCTATTcagttatttcttttatgtaGTCACTATCTTCagtttagaggcttcatagataGTCTTAGAATTGAGTTATGTATTcacattatgcattatattgtTCAATGATAAGAAAGTGTATAAACACATCTATATAAATTTTCAGAATGTTTACTTGAACGTGAGATCCAAATACTATATTTACTTTTCAAAGAATTGCATTGAGTCACACATTTTTCTTAAATAAGAACATTTTAGAAAGCCAAGATGATCCGCTCGGTCAAGTTAAGGCACCGGGTGCCGGTCACTGCTTGATcagaaattgggtcgtgacaataactccccaatttttattttatacagTGTAgtaaaaatatgatttttacaCTAACAAATAGCCTACAATAAGCTTGATAGTGTAGCATAAAAAGATTGAAGATAATATGGTAAAATAGGTAAACTACAGTGACaatgtaaaacttttttttatacTGTCAATTTGGATACGTTAAATCAAAACGCCAAAAGGGAGGGGCGGTTGTTTCTTGTTGAAGTAGTTGTGAGTTTTAAACATCTTGCGTGGAATTCAACGCAAAATTTGCTCACAAACTGAAATAGTATTTGCACAAAATTAATGAGTGATTGTCCAATTGTGAAAAAGTCTATTATATTAGCTCAAATTTATGAAGATCCACCAACTTATCGTCACTTCTTTTTGTTTGAAGCTTAAGGGTTAAATATTGCAATGAAAGCTGCTGTCTGTTTCTCACCTAAAAACTCCGACTTGGACAAGCAATTAATTCATCGTTTTCTTACTCTGTTTCCATCTTAGAATTGACTTCTATTCTGACTTTGCTTCTGATCTGCATTAACAcctctttattttctctttgtttttctttatggTAGTTTTCAATAAAAAGAACACTTAAAAAACAGGTTAAATtgacaaataataaaaaaaaaaacttaagtttcTTTTTTACCTGAGTGTGTGATTGTTATTTTTACCCCAGTACACTCGGGACCaccatttcctttcttctcttctGTATTTATTGAATGTTTGCTcttttaatattaaatttaaCTTCAACAGGATGTTATTGATTTTAATGAGATTCAAAGAATCGACTATTTGTTATTGGGATCACTTTACATATCGTTGTTTGAAGCGCATGACTTCAGCTGTGAAGCAATAATCCGTTGCTTCGCATAGTTCCATCGCTTAAGCAACGAAGTGATATCTTTTAGTACACTGGATAATTGAATGCTTCTTTAATAGAAATACTATGTTAATCTTTGCATAATGTATAGATATTACTAACTTACCACATTTATCTAAGTTCATATATGTAATATTGGAGCTAATGAAAACCTTCCTTTATTGTAATTTGcagtacattctaacaactatTAAGACACATTATGATTACTATTAATAACCACTTGATAGATTTTAAATGGCAATacaatgcatttttttttttagtataacTATCTAGTATCCGGAACCTATTGGCTTGATCCAGATGCACACCGTATAGGACCATTTAAGGGGGAAACGCTCTTTACCAAGGATTTCTCCGTTCCCAAGACGCAAACCCGAGATCTCTAGTTAAATGTTGAGGGATCTCATAAATCCCACTACACCAGTCGTGCAATCCAATTACTTAAAGAAAAATTGATATCTGTTTAACAATAATTTAATTTCTTACCTAAGCGATATAATCTTATTAATTTTTTCTGGTTAGGATTATGTAATAAGGATCATACAAATTCAATGCCATAAGATCTATTTATTCACTTGACTACCACATTTTGGTAACTCGTTTTTGAAATTAATTAGTTGACAAAGCGGAAAAAATGTTTGACCTTCTGACTGTATGTGGTACCCTCAGGACCACCACTGTCtctcttcttctcttctctaTTTAAATTGAATGATTTGCTCTTCTTTCCTTACGCTTTTGCATTGTACTATCCTCTCTTCAAGCTACTTAGAAACCCCTTACAAAGTTTCCACCTTTCATTTCTCACCTTACCTCAACTCAATTCTTTCACTCTCTTACTTCAATTCTCTCTCTGTATTCTTCTGTCGGTAATCCAAGTGGGATTTGGTTCTTGAGactctttcttcatctttcccGGTTGTTCTTGCTCgaaccttctttctcttctctatTCTGTGGTTAAGAAGCACTTTGTTTTCGTGATCACGGGCAGTTTGGAGGCTCGACACTCGTAAGTTTTTACGTGTTCGCCAGTTATTTTATAGCAAAAACTACTTCGCCTTTgttatttatacttaatatttttaatgaTCGATACTCCTGATAATTTGTGCTTGTCtacttttcttttgattttgggTGTGcatatatgatttttttctttgtttgactgtttttattcattcttttctattatttgtttGTATTTTTCAGACTTGAACTTGTCGTTCTTGATTACA from Lycium ferocissimum isolate CSIRO_LF1 chromosome 2, AGI_CSIRO_Lferr_CH_V1, whole genome shotgun sequence includes:
- the LOC132048146 gene encoding uncharacterized protein LOC132048146, with protein sequence MLRKDFCLSGGIYLMKYSALASPEVALLAAESFNKVEQTVDAIVPKINPENSTYVPNHIVPKRKPLVRYDKLIKHDVVSTYEPPNGVYMVTQRGVSYLSECESPSNFGNNRSLQQASHQGWPSVDNVAVQTLDMLKLPAPASSGDFFSMLTQADSSGKDAGMLGETNQRTSENLPADQQIMAPIGGIMKISGKQPAVPSGRKRKTLLSSVASVRSFFCIYLLKPFM